One window of Mycoplasma cottewii genomic DNA carries:
- a CDS encoding ABC transporter permease subunit — translation MIIKIIKELIKYLLIGILLVVVLFPLYYLLLQSLVSTSSLVSNKTFIFIKEWEWSNFSQAFKSNIFPAIYQTLLFASILISFRLLVYSLAIAGLLKMNLKYQKIFLYFFLIISLIPEFSIYLSLKRVLIFIGFRDLMFSYVTNSLFSFFNFTYMFNIAKSVYENKHKVMKNDNLKLHEKLFYVYLPKTKLGYLLLIIFSFISVWNDYLWPRFLLTDGYTNISIWYLDLASSVEGNFINIKAAGAVIALTIPLSIYAIFSKKIIRFN, via the coding sequence ATGATCATCAAAATAATTAAAGAATTAATTAAATATTTATTAATAGGAATATTATTAGTAGTAGTGCTATTTCCTTTATACTATTTATTATTACAATCACTAGTTTCAACAAGTTCTTTAGTAAGTAATAAAACATTTATATTTATAAAAGAATGAGAATGATCTAATTTTAGTCAAGCTTTTAAAAGTAATATTTTTCCAGCTATTTATCAAACATTGTTATTTGCAAGTATTTTAATTTCTTTTAGATTATTAGTTTATTCTCTAGCAATAGCGGGATTATTAAAAATGAATTTAAAATATCAAAAAATCTTTTTATATTTCTTTTTAATCATTAGTTTAATACCTGAATTTAGTATTTATTTAAGTTTAAAAAGAGTACTTATCTTTATTGGTTTTAGAGATTTAATGTTTAGTTATGTTACTAATTCTTTATTTTCATTTTTCAATTTTACTTATATGTTTAATATTGCTAAAAGTGTTTATGAAAATAAACATAAAGTTATGAAAAATGATAATTTAAAATTACATGAAAAACTATTTTATGTATATTTACCTAAAACGAAATTAGGATATTTATTATTAATTATCTTTTCATTTATTTCAGTTTGAAATGATTATTTATGACCTAGATTTTTATTAACTGATGGTTATACTAATATATCAATTTGATATTTAGATTTAGCAAGTAGTGTTGAAGGTAATTTTATAAACATAAAAGCAGCAGGAGCAGTCATTGCTTTAACTATACCATTAAGTATTTATGCAATATTTTCTAAAAAAATAATTAGGTTTAATTAA
- a CDS encoding ABC transporter ATP-binding protein, which translates to MKSEPKNEHLITIKNLIFKYSKKQKFDDVNIGELTINKNEIICLLGPSGSGKTTLLNLILGFIKPTSGEIKIKNNPSIHEVSYIMQENSVYENTTVFNNVYLSAKNYDKWVNSVRIHFFKNYINKNNLNDQKIIKLFDDYKNSIHSFNKSKTKINYLKLIFTFLFNKDVKNKFKFLKEVKLKNLFKIEIEKIVKKLDIDQLLYKNVNELSGGQKQRVAFAKGIIKKTNLILMDEPFSALDAKIKESTIQWLIKVKREFNLSLIIVTHDQQDALKISDQIILLNKGEIQQYSSGSEMYDNPNNLFVAKFIGYPEINYIGIKDDKHYYIRHNKVEIAPDLNGKYKIIDRKNLGDKTLYIINYSNDNSWSVLMDQNNIEIGSSISINYSDKDVLVFDSKGNRIYE; encoded by the coding sequence ATGAAAAGTGAACCAAAAAACGAACATCTAATCACTATAAAAAACCTAATTTTTAAGTATTCTAAAAAACAAAAGTTCGATGATGTTAATATAGGAGAATTAACAATAAATAAGAACGAAATTATCTGTTTATTAGGTCCATCAGGTAGTGGTAAAACTACATTATTAAACTTAATTTTAGGATTTATAAAACCAACTAGTGGAGAAATTAAAATTAAAAACAACCCTTCAATTCATGAAGTATCATACATAATGCAAGAAAATTCAGTGTATGAAAATACTACAGTTTTTAACAATGTTTATTTAAGTGCTAAAAACTATGATAAATGAGTTAATTCAGTTAGAATTCATTTTTTTAAAAATTACATAAACAAAAATAATCTTAATGATCAAAAGATAATTAAATTATTTGATGATTATAAAAACAGTATACATTCATTTAATAAATCAAAAACAAAAATTAACTATCTTAAATTAATTTTCACTTTCTTATTTAACAAAGATGTTAAAAATAAATTTAAATTTTTAAAAGAAGTTAAATTAAAAAATCTATTTAAAATTGAAATAGAAAAAATAGTTAAAAAATTAGATATAGACCAACTATTATATAAAAATGTTAATGAATTAAGTGGTGGTCAAAAACAACGTGTTGCATTTGCAAAAGGTATTATTAAAAAAACTAATTTAATATTAATGGATGAACCTTTTTCAGCATTAGATGCAAAAATAAAAGAATCAACAATTCAATGATTAATTAAAGTTAAAAGAGAATTTAACTTGAGTTTAATTATTGTTACTCATGATCAACAAGATGCATTAAAAATTAGTGATCAAATTATTTTATTAAATAAAGGAGAAATTCAACAATATTCATCAGGTAGTGAAATGTATGATAATCCTAATAATTTATTTGTTGCTAAATTTATTGGTTATCCTGAAATTAACTACATTGGAATTAAAGATGATAAACATTATTATATAAGACATAATAAAGTTGAAATCGCACCAGATTTAAATGGTAAATATAAAATAATTGATAGAAAAAATTTAGGTGATAAAACACTATATATAATAAATTATTCTAATGATAACTCTTGATCTGTTTTAATGGATCAAAATAATATAGAAATAGGTTCAAGCATAAGCATAAACTATTCTGATAAAGATGTTTTAGTATTCGATAGTAAAGGTAATAGAATCTATGAATAA
- a CDS encoding sugar ABC transporter permease — protein sequence MNNKIKKNSANVFKTSLLLLPLLICVLLFTLIPIFHTFVKSLRFLPNEADRTSYEINFNNYNNILSDKLFQHAVLNSTLVLIFGSGFSITLALLFALLINSLLFKTSKRIFISIIYSQFFISGFAIGIAFSMFFGSKNLFFYILGLDKYSFMLGDHKLPIWIYYSIFQLWRSLPFNLVLFAASLSRAEAKYYRLMRNDKLTMFQRFRFVYANEISKVLFSILFTNFIFSTLLLPEAILEPTYSVDSNLAHTLTSYTLKFLGSTNNSSLKFEKGYASAFFSFAYLLSLLCIIQLLRIKTIKSIYFKIIKLKGNKNHDHQNN from the coding sequence ATGAATAACAAAATTAAAAAAAATTCAGCTAATGTTTTTAAAACATCTTTATTATTACTACCCTTACTAATTTGTGTTTTATTATTTACTTTAATTCCTATTTTTCATACTTTTGTAAAATCGTTAAGATTTTTGCCAAATGAAGCAGATAGAACTAGTTATGAAATTAACTTTAATAACTACAACAATATTTTAAGTGATAAGTTATTTCAACATGCAGTTTTAAATAGTACATTAGTGTTAATATTTGGAAGTGGTTTTTCAATCACACTAGCATTGTTATTTGCTTTATTAATTAATTCATTATTGTTTAAAACAAGTAAAAGAATATTTATATCAATTATATATTCACAATTTTTCATTTCAGGATTTGCTATAGGAATTGCATTTAGTATGTTTTTTGGTTCTAAAAACTTATTCTTTTATATTTTAGGATTAGACAAATATAGTTTTATGTTAGGAGATCATAAACTACCTATTTGAATTTATTATTCTATATTTCAATTATGAAGATCTCTACCTTTTAACTTAGTATTATTTGCAGCAAGTTTATCAAGAGCTGAAGCTAAATATTATAGATTAATGAGAAATGATAAATTAACAATGTTTCAAAGGTTTAGATTTGTTTATGCTAATGAAATATCTAAAGTATTATTTTCTATATTATTTACTAACTTTATATTTTCAACACTTTTATTACCTGAAGCAATTTTAGAACCAACTTATAGTGTTGATTCTAATCTAGCTCATACTTTAACTAGTTATACTCTTAAGTTTTTAGGTTCAACAAATAATTCTTCATTAAAATTTGAAAAAGGATATGCATCAGCTTTCTTTAGTTTTGCTTATTTATTATCACTACTATGTATTATTCAATTATTAAGAATAAAAACTATTAAAAGTATTTATTTTAAAATAATTAAATTGAAAGGTAATAAAAATCATGATCATCAAAATAATTAA
- a CDS encoding BspA family leucine-rich repeat surface protein, with translation MTNLLKILKAVMAINANNHNNEIENNDKIELINKSENNLTNYNLTNLPKHEFDKSNPNKVIKIASVGNKIVPFPPNVDEVPFFLPEHITDLTSAFENNQNKSIKGIMSWNTSRVTSMKAMFRNAKNFNQSINNFNTSNVVDASYMFDGAESYVNGGRGLNSFKWLAEVNHNVTPKLSNTSFMFRNAKQFNQKFENFDVSNVENMESMFEGAIAFNRDIAANNDLSKNDGSSWNVSKVKNMKAMFKNTKTFNRPINNWNVVNVENMESMFQGAEVFNNGGASVLDWENKTSKVKNMKTMFKNAKNFNKDVRRLNTSNVENMESMFEGALKFDNNVRVWNVSKVKNMKSMFKNAKSFDQDLNRWDVSQVTDMSSMLEGAESFNNADQGFLHFNKKTINVKDMSFMFKNTKKFNSEISSLDLSSAESIQGMFEGAEAFNNANNELKWNVSKVKNMKSLFKDSKAFNKNVSNWNISQVTNMSSMFQGAQAFNNENQSIRWQDKTINVRDMSFMFKNTKNFNQDVSNWSTQNVTNMESMFEGANVFNQEVAFNTRQVTNMKSMFKNTKVFNKNLNSLNTGKVSNMESMFENAQAFNNANNDLNWTTSEATNMKAMFKNAKKFNQSVFNFNVSKVTDMSSIFEGAESFNQNIINWVIEENVNMDNFDKNANKWVDSNKPIRIPSKYIKNISQIINNKDTKLGLIRATNDQEIIKNILNTLKPKYSNLDWDSLEIVIKSPGVAVLRSKQSARFKRYKGEVTITYKFLTNINNIQNLITDISDIKNKSIEQIIEEFIRINQTKLEGLNRNDLLGNKNSDYSITLKVRDDHEIYQGSILLKTNISTLELNPNAGSFNEFNKDAIIDAFIDNNNSKMPGLTRNDFEVVGQTTNDSMKVKIKDSDKFHGEIEIKFTIKTKIDEIPNINNNAGAFNSKNNDEIISTFISKNPQLQNLTKDDFEVVEDQDNSIRVRVRNNNENFQGEVTINFSLRTPINTVVNITNVGSFNEFNKDAIINAFIRKNPQLRELTKDNFQLVGDRADNSIKVKVINSDKFQGEITISFTIKTNISTLNLNPNAGAFNSYNAEQIINAFIRNNNTKLDGLNRNNFNFTEDRSNNSITLKVKDDHQKYQGTITINFTIKTDISTLDLNRNAGAFNSDDANTIIEKFIKDNKQKLDELGLTRNSFTVVNNQNNVLTIKVNDDNNNWFGQVAINYSVKTNISTLDLNPNAGAFNSYNAEQIINAFIRNNNTKLDGLNRNNFNFTEDRSNNSITLKVKDDHQKYQGTITISFTLKTDISTLDLNRNAGAFNSDDANTIIEKFIKDNKQKLDELGLTRNSFTVVNNQNNVLTIKVNDDNNNWFGQVAINYSVKTNISTLDLNPNAGAFNSYNAEQIINAFIRNNNTKLDGLNRNNFNFTEDRSNNSITLKVKDDHQKYQGTITINFTIKTDISTLDLNRNAGAFISDDANTIIEKFIKDNKQKLDELGLTRDSFTVVNNQNNVLTIKVNDDNNNWFGQVAINYSVKTNISTLDLNPNAGAFNSYNAEQIINAFIRNNNTKLDGLNRNNFNFTEDRSNNSITLKVKDDHQKYQGTITISFTLKTDISTLDLNRNAGAFNSDDANTIIEKFIKDNKQKLDELGLTRNSFTVVNNQNNVLTIKVNDDNNNWFGQVAINYSVKTNISTLNLNPNAGAFNSYNAEQIINAFIRNNNTKLDGLNRNNFNFTEDRSNNSITLKVKDDHQKYQGTITINFTIKTDISTLDLNRNAGAFISDDANTIIEKFIKDNKQKLDELGLTRNSFTVVNNQNNVLTIKVNDDNNNWFGQVAINYSVKTNISTLDLNPNAGAFNSYNAEQIINAFIRNNNTKLDGLNRNNFNFTEDRSNNSITLKVKDDHQKYQGTITINFTIKTDISTLDLNRNAGAFISDDANTIIEKFIKDNKQKLDELGLTRDSFTVVNNQNNVLTIKVNDDNNNWFGQVAINYSVKTNISTLDLNPNAGAFNSYNAEQIINAFIRNNNTKLDGLNRNNFNFTEDRSNNSITLKVKDDHQKYQGTITINFTIKTDISTLDLNRNAGAFNSDDANTIIEKFIKDNKQKLDELGLTRNSFTVVNNQNNVLTIKVNDDNNNWFGQVAINYSVKTNISTLDLNPNAGAFNSYNAEQIINAFIRNNNTKLDGLNRNNFNFTEDRSNNSITLKVKDDHQKYQGTITINFTVQTNQDETNNKQPEKQDNKTVIIASSASAVGGLGIIGAILSVIRRRKKK, from the coding sequence ATGACGAATTTATTAAAAATTTTAAAAGCAGTTATGGCTATAAATGCTAATAATCATAATAATGAAATAGAAAATAATGACAAAATAGAATTAATAAATAAAAGTGAAAATAATTTAACAAACTATAATCTGACTAATTTACCAAAACATGAATTTGACAAATCAAATCCAAATAAAGTTATCAAAATAGCTTCTGTAGGAAATAAAATTGTACCTTTTCCACCTAATGTAGATGAAGTTCCGTTTTTCTTACCTGAACATATTACTGATTTAACTTCAGCTTTTGAAAATAATCAAAACAAATCTATAAAAGGTATTATGAGCTGAAATACTTCTAGAGTAACAAGTATGAAAGCTATGTTCAGAAATGCTAAAAACTTTAATCAAAGTATAAACAATTTTAATACGTCAAATGTTGTTGATGCAAGTTATATGTTTGATGGTGCTGAGAGTTATGTAAATGGTGGTCGTGGACTTAATAGTTTTAAATGATTAGCAGAAGTCAATCATAATGTTACGCCAAAATTATCAAATACAAGTTTTATGTTCAGAAACGCTAAACAATTTAATCAAAAATTTGAAAACTTTGATGTTTCTAATGTAGAAAATATGGAATCTATGTTTGAAGGTGCTATTGCTTTTAATAGAGATATAGCTGCTAATAATGATTTATCAAAAAATGATGGTAGTTCTTGAAATGTTTCAAAAGTAAAAAACATGAAAGCCATGTTTAAAAATACTAAGACATTCAACCGTCCTATTAATAATTGAAACGTAGTTAATGTAGAAAATATGGAATCTATGTTTCAAGGTGCTGAAGTTTTTAACAATGGTGGAGCAAGTGTTTTAGATTGAGAAAATAAAACTTCAAAAGTAAAAAACATGAAAACCATGTTTAAAAATGCAAAAAACTTTAACAAGGATGTAAGAAGATTAAACACATCTAATGTTGAAAACATGGAAAGCATGTTTGAAGGAGCTTTAAAATTTGATAATAATGTTCGTGTTTGAAACGTTTCAAAAGTAAAAAACATGAAATCTATGTTTAAAAATGCTAAAAGTTTTGATCAAGACTTAAATAGATGAGATGTGTCACAAGTAACTGATATGAGCAGTATGCTTGAAGGTGCTGAATCTTTTAATAATGCAGATCAAGGGTTTTTACATTTCAACAAAAAAACTATAAATGTTAAAGACATGAGTTTCATGTTCAAAAATACTAAAAAATTTAATAGTGAAATAAGCTCTTTAGATTTATCTAGTGCAGAAAGTATTCAAGGTATGTTTGAAGGAGCAGAAGCTTTTAATAATGCAAATAACGAACTTAAATGAAACGTTTCAAAAGTAAAAAACATGAAATCTTTATTTAAAGATAGTAAAGCTTTTAATAAAAATGTTTCAAATTGAAATATTAGTCAAGTAACAAATATGAGCTCAATGTTTCAAGGTGCTCAAGCTTTTAACAATGAAAATCAAAGCATTAGATGACAAGATAAAACTATTAATGTTCGTGATATGAGTTTCATGTTCAAAAATACTAAAAATTTCAATCAAGATGTTTCTAATTGAAGCACTCAAAATGTTACAAATATGGAATCTATGTTCGAAGGTGCAAATGTTTTCAACCAAGAAGTAGCTTTTAATACAAGACAAGTAACTAATATGAAATCTATGTTCAAAAATACTAAAGTCTTTAATAAAAATTTAAACTCTCTTAATACAGGAAAAGTTTCAAATATGGAATCTATGTTTGAAAATGCTCAAGCTTTTAATAATGCTAATAACGATCTTAATTGAACAACTTCAGAAGCAACTAACATGAAAGCCATGTTTAAAAATGCTAAGAAATTCAATCAATCAGTTTTTAATTTCAATGTATCAAAAGTAACTGATATGAGTAGTATTTTTGAAGGAGCTGAATCATTTAATCAAAATATAATCAACTGAGTTATTGAAGAAAATGTTAACATGGATAATTTTGATAAAAATGCTAACAAGTGAGTTGATTCTAATAAACCAATTAGAATTCCTTCAAAATACATAAAAAATATTTCACAAATTATAAACAATAAAGATACTAAACTAGGTCTTATAAGAGCAACAAATGATCAAGAAATAATTAAAAATATATTAAATACACTTAAACCTAAATATTCTAATTTAGATTGAGATTCACTAGAAATTGTAATTAAATCTCCAGGAGTTGCTGTATTAAGATCAAAACAATCAGCAAGATTTAAAAGATATAAAGGTGAAGTAACAATTACTTATAAATTCTTAACTAATATTAATAATATACAAAACCTTATAACTGATATTAGCGATATTAAAAATAAAAGTATTGAGCAAATTATTGAAGAATTTATTCGAATTAATCAAACAAAATTAGAAGGTTTAAATAGAAATGATCTTTTAGGTAATAAAAATTCTGATTATTCAATCACTTTAAAAGTTAGAGATGATCATGAAATATATCAAGGTTCAATTTTACTTAAAACAAATATTTCAACTTTAGAATTAAATCCTAACGCTGGATCATTTAATGAATTTAATAAAGATGCAATTATTGATGCTTTTATTGATAACAACAATAGTAAAATGCCTGGACTAACTAGAAATGATTTTGAAGTTGTTGGTCAGACAACTAACGATTCAATGAAAGTTAAAATTAAAGATAGTGATAAATTCCATGGTGAAATTGAAATTAAATTTACAATCAAAACAAAAATTGATGAAATTCCAAACATTAACAATAATGCAGGAGCATTTAACTCAAAAAATAACGATGAAATTATTAGTACATTTATTAGTAAAAATCCACAATTACAAAATTTAACTAAAGATGATTTTGAAGTTGTTGAAGATCAAGACAATTCAATAAGAGTTAGAGTTAGAAATAATAATGAAAATTTCCAAGGTGAAGTTACTATTAATTTTTCATTAAGAACTCCTATTAATACAGTTGTAAACATTACAAATGTAGGTTCATTTAATGAATTTAATAAAGATGCTATCATCAATGCATTTATCAGAAAGAATCCACAGCTAAGAGAGTTAACTAAAGATAACTTTCAACTTGTAGGAGATCGAGCTGATAATTCAATAAAAGTTAAAGTTATAAATAGTGATAAATTCCAAGGTGAAATTACAATTAGCTTTACAATCAAAACAAATATTTCAACTTTAAACTTAAATCCAAATGCAGGAGCATTTAATTCATATAACGCTGAACAAATTATCAACGCATTTATTAGAAACAATAATACAAAACTTGATGGTTTAAATAGAAATAATTTCAATTTTACTGAAGATAGATCTAATAATTCAATCACTTTAAAAGTAAAAGATGATCACCAAAAATACCAAGGAACAATTACAATTAACTTTACAATCAAAACTGATATTTCAACATTAGATTTAAATAGAAATGCTGGTGCATTTAATTCAGATGATGCAAACACAATCATTGAAAAATTCATTAAAGATAATAAACAAAAACTTGATGAATTAGGTTTAACAAGAAATAGTTTTACAGTTGTAAATAATCAAAACAACGTTTTAACAATTAAAGTAAATGATGACAACAACAATTGATTTGGTCAAGTTGCAATTAACTATTCAGTTAAAACAAACATCTCAACATTAGATTTAAATCCAAATGCAGGAGCATTTAATTCATATAACGCTGAACAAATTATCAACGCATTTATTAGAAACAATAATACAAAACTTGATGGTTTAAATAGAAATAATTTCAATTTTACTGAAGATAGATCTAATAATTCAATCACTTTAAAAGTAAAAGATGATCACCAAAAATACCAAGGAACAATCACAATTAGCTTCACACTTAAAACCGATATTTCAACATTAGATTTAAATAGAAATGCTGGTGCATTTAATTCAGATGATGCAAACACAATCATTGAAAAATTCATTAAAGATAATAAACAAAAACTTGATGAATTAGGTTTAACAAGAAATAGTTTTACAGTTGTAAATAATCAAAACAACGTTTTAACAATTAAAGTAAATGATGACAACAACAATTGATTTGGTCAAGTTGCAATTAACTATTCAGTTAAAACAAACATCTCAACATTAGATTTAAATCCAAATGCAGGAGCATTTAATTCATATAACGCTGAACAAATTATCAACGCATTTATTAGAAACAATAATACAAAACTTGATGGTTTAAATAGAAATAATTTCAATTTTACTGAAGATAGATCTAATAATTCAATCACTTTAAAAGTAAAAGATGATCACCAAAAATACCAAGGAACAATTACAATTAACTTTACAATCAAAACTGATATTTCAACATTAGATTTAAATAGAAATGCTGGTGCATTTATTTCAGATGATGCAAACACAATCATTGAAAAATTCATTAAAGATAATAAACAAAAACTTGATGAATTAGGTTTAACAAGAGATAGTTTTACAGTTGTAAATAATCAAAACAACGTTTTAACAATTAAAGTAAATGATGACAACAACAATTGATTTGGTCAAGTTGCAATTAACTATTCAGTTAAAACAAACATCTCAACATTAGATTTAAATCCAAATGCAGGAGCATTTAATTCATATAACGCTGAACAAATTATCAACGCATTTATTAGAAACAATAATACAAAACTTGATGGTTTAAATAGAAATAATTTCAATTTTACTGAAGATAGATCTAATAATTCAATCACTTTAAAAGTAAAAGATGATCACCAAAAATACCAAGGAACAATCACAATTAGCTTCACACTTAAAACCGATATTTCAACATTAGATTTAAATAGAAATGCTGGTGCATTTAATTCAGATGATGCAAACACAATCATTGAAAAATTCATTAAAGATAATAAACAAAAACTTGATGAATTAGGTTTAACAAGAAATAGTTTTACAGTTGTAAATAATCAAAACAACGTTTTAACAATTAAAGTAAATGATGACAACAACAATTGATTTGGTCAAGTTGCAATTAACTATTCAGTTAAAACAAACATCTCAACTTTAAACTTAAATCCAAATGCAGGAGCATTTAATTCATATAACGCTGAACAAATTATCAACGCATTTATTAGAAACAATAATACAAAACTTGATGGTTTAAATAGAAATAATTTCAATTTTACTGAAGATAGATCTAATAATTCAATCACTTTAAAAGTAAAAGATGATCACCAAAAATACCAAGGAACAATTACAATTAACTTTACAATCAAAACTGATATTTCAACATTAGATTTAAACAGAAATGCTGGTGCATTTATTTCAGATGATGCAAACACAATCATTGAAAAATTCATTAAAGATAATAAACAAAAACTTGATGAATTAGGTTTAACAAGAAATAGTTTTACAGTTGTAAATAATCAAAACAACGTTTTAACAATTAAAGTAAATGATGACAACAACAATTGATTTGGTCAAGTTGCAATTAACTATTCAGTTAAAACAAACATCTCAACATTAGATTTAAATCCAAATGCAGGAGCATTTAATTCATATAACGCTGAACAAATTATCAACGCATTTATTAGAAACAATAATACAAAACTTGATGGTTTAAATAGAAATAATTTCAATTTTACTGAAGATAGATCTAATAATTCAATCACTTTAAAAGTAAAAGATGATCACCAAAAATACCAAGGAACAATTACAATTAACTTTACAATCAAAACTGATATTTCAACATTAGATTTAAATAGAAATGCTGGTGCATTTATTTCAGATGATGCAAACACAATCATTGAAAAATTCATTAAAGATAATAAACAAAAACTTGATGAATTAGGTTTAACAAGAGATAGTTTTACAGTTGTAAATAATCAAAACAACGTTTTAACAATTAAAGTAAATGATGACAACAACAATTGATTTGGTCAAGTTGCAATTAACTATTCAGTTAAAACAAACATCTCAACATTAGATTTAAATCCAAATGCAGGAGCATTTAATTCATATAACGCTGAACAAATTATCAACGCATTTATTAGAAACAATAATACAAAACTTGATGGTTTAAATAGAAATAATTTCAATTTTACTGAAGATAGATCTAATAATTCAATCACTTTAAAAGTAAAAGATGATCACCAAAAATACCAAGGAACAATTACAATTAACTTTACAATCAAAACTGATATTTCAACATTAGATTTAAACAGAAATGCTGGTGCATTTAATTCAGATGATGCAAACACAATCATTGAAAAATTCATTAAAGATAATAAACAAAAACTTGATGAATTAGGTTTAACAAGAAATAGTTTTACAGTTGTAAATAATCAAAACAACGTTTTAACAATTAAAGTAAATGATGACAACAACAATTGATTTGGTCAAGTTGCAATTAACTATTCAGTTAAAACAAACATCTCAACATTAGATTTAAATCCAAATGCAGGAGCATTTAATTCATATAACGCTGAACAAATTATCAACGCATTTATTAGAAACAATAATACAAAACTTGATGGTTTAAATAGAAATAATTTCAATTTTACTGAAGATAGATCTAATAATTCAATCACTTTAAAAGTAAAAGATGATCACCAAAAATACCAAGGAACAATTACAATTAACTTTACTGTTCAAACAAATCAAGATGAAACCAATAATAAACAACCAGAAAAACAAGATAATAAAACAGTTATCATAGCTTCATCGGCTAGTGCTGTTGGCGGACTTGGTATTATTGGAGCTATTTTATCAGTTATTAGAAGACGTAAGAAAAAATAA
- a CDS encoding BspA family leucine-rich repeat surface protein produces MKLLRCLSLATLFSTSIISTSTLIVNNLKNDQNILNNQSNSPSNTIIDDLSRIIREIKQKIGEIDTKVKKLISERNQLELDKAALDRTATANQAKITELEGQIGQDTEIVQLKKQLEDKEEKLKKLQQEFETASRQITNYKEIVTQAWNEKMKNTVWGGETYKSLLDRLNKTLGFKFELANNGQADNKINDGGDKKFKVKKDSVEIELDMGNVFPKIKSKVEKGNELVEFGWNENGGATPVSVHINKVPPTLPWFINSLQRMFENNQNEHITNLDNWDLTNITNISYMFHKAENFNQHIGHWYTKNVTLMKFTLAGAKKF; encoded by the coding sequence ATGAAACTATTAAGATGTTTATCCTTAGCAACACTTTTTTCTACTAGTATAATTTCAACTTCAACTTTAATTGTTAATAACTTAAAAAATGATCAAAATATTTTAAATAATCAATCAAATTCGCCATCAAACACAATAATTGATGACTTAAGTAGAATAATTCGAGAAATAAAACAAAAGATCGGTGAAATTGATACAAAGGTTAAAAAACTTATAAGTGAAAGAAATCAACTAGAATTAGATAAAGCTGCACTTGATAGAACAGCTACTGCTAATCAAGCTAAAATAACAGAATTAGAAGGACAAATAGGTCAAGATACTGAAATAGTTCAATTAAAAAAACAGTTAGAAGATAAAGAAGAGAAACTAAAAAAATTACAACAAGAATTTGAAACAGCATCTCGACAAATTACTAACTATAAAGAAATTGTTACACAAGCTTGAAATGAAAAGATGAAAAACACTGTTTGAGGTGGAGAAACATACAAATCCTTACTTGATAGACTTAATAAAACTTTAGGTTTTAAATTTGAATTGGCAAATAATGGCCAAGCTGATAATAAAATAAATGATGGTGGAGATAAGAAATTTAAAGTTAAAAAAGATTCAGTAGAAATTGAACTAGATATGGGTAATGTTTTTCCAAAAATAAAATCAAAAGTTGAAAAAGGTAATGAATTAGTTGAATTTGGTTGAAATGAAAATGGTGGTGCAACTCCTGTAAGTGTACATATAAATAAAGTTCCCCCAACTCTTCCTTGATTTATTAACAGTTTACAGAGAATGTTTGAAAATAACCAAAATGAGCATATAACAAATTTAGATAACTGAGATTTAACAAATATAACCAACATTAGTTATATGTTTCATAAAGCAGAAAATTTTAATCAACATATAGGACATTGGTATACTAAAAATGTAACGCTTATGAAATTCACTCTAGCAGGAGCAAAAAAATTTTAA